From Candidatus Hinthialibacter antarcticus, the proteins below share one genomic window:
- a CDS encoding polyprenol monophosphomannose synthase translates to MNERIVVFLPTYNECENLLDLIEQLFALGLNLSVLVVDDQSPDGTGELADQLAAQYQGRVSVMHREGPRGRGWAGIDGLREASQSECDYVVEMDADLSHLPGDLPVLLQAAQNADLVIGSRYVPGGKTENFSWFRVLNSKVARWLSILFLGLNYTDPTSGYRVYRREALAQLPWDRMISPGPSIVEETLYYLQRNQARIAEAPIYYLERREGRSKLNVWTRVRWIQTMLKIRQAANS, encoded by the coding sequence ATGAATGAACGAATCGTCGTTTTTTTACCGACGTACAACGAGTGTGAAAATCTGCTTGATCTCATCGAGCAACTGTTTGCGCTGGGATTGAACCTTTCAGTATTAGTGGTTGACGACCAGTCTCCCGACGGGACGGGCGAATTGGCCGACCAGTTGGCCGCGCAATATCAGGGGCGCGTCAGCGTTATGCACCGCGAAGGCCCCCGCGGGCGCGGTTGGGCGGGCATCGACGGATTACGTGAGGCGTCGCAATCTGAATGCGACTATGTGGTTGAGATGGACGCGGACCTCTCGCATCTCCCCGGCGATTTGCCCGTGTTGTTGCAGGCGGCGCAAAACGCTGACCTCGTGATCGGTTCGCGTTACGTCCCCGGTGGCAAGACCGAAAACTTTAGTTGGTTTCGCGTGTTGAACAGCAAAGTGGCGCGATGGCTGAGCATTTTATTTCTGGGCCTCAATTATACCGATCCTACTTCCGGCTATCGCGTTTATCGTCGCGAGGCGCTGGCGCAGCTGCCCTGGGACCGCATGATTTCGCCGGGGCCGTCGATTGTTGAAGAGACGCTGTATTACTTACAACGCAATCAGGCCCGCATCGCCGAAGCGCCGATTTATTATCTGGAACGCCGCGAAGGGCGCTCCAAACTCAACGTCTGGACCCGGGTGCGATGGATTCAAACCATGTTGAAAATTCGCCAGGCGGCGAATTCGTGA